The Tenacibaculum jejuense genome includes a window with the following:
- a CDS encoding S41 family peptidase, translating to MKKYFKLKILFLLIITSLTGCSKSEDIPQDVEINDFVWGGMNAFYKWQGEVPDLADNKFSTREQLNSFLAGFSSPDQLFNSLLYRPGDVDRFSWIVDDYVALENSFQGIRLTSGMKLVGVQYSNGSGDVYVVVRDVVIGSDADTKGITRGMIINEVNGTQLTSSNINDLLAPDSYTVSLADFNGGNPVANGTTVDIVKGQIQENAVKIAKVITQGSNKIGYLMYNQFSTPHDGDLNNAFATFRNEAITDLIIDLRYNGGGSVRSATYLASMISGQPTTNVFSQQIWNDKVMNSIDANLFINNFTNRIENTNSNGQVILDEAINTVNLSSVYFIVSDRTASASELVINGLLPYMDVNLVGTQTVGKQVGSITLYDSDDYTRTGPNFNNNHTWAMQPIVLEIQNSRGENEPNGYVPEVIIEEDLSNLGVLGDPTEPLLARTIQYITTGSRGSTTLSRNTMLQKSIWNSEMKNLDYNNMYIELK from the coding sequence ATGAAGAAATATTTTAAACTAAAAATTTTATTCTTGCTGATAATTACATCATTAACTGGTTGTAGTAAATCTGAAGATATCCCTCAAGATGTAGAAATTAATGATTTTGTTTGGGGTGGTATGAATGCGTTTTACAAGTGGCAAGGTGAGGTTCCAGATTTAGCTGATAATAAGTTTTCTACTCGTGAACAATTAAATAGTTTTTTAGCTGGATTTAGTTCTCCAGATCAGCTTTTTAATAGTTTATTATACAGACCTGGTGATGTTGATCGTTTTTCTTGGATAGTTGATGACTATGTAGCTTTAGAAAATTCTTTTCAAGGTATACGACTTACTAGTGGTATGAAATTAGTTGGTGTTCAATATAGTAACGGATCTGGAGATGTTTATGTTGTTGTAAGAGATGTAGTTATTGGTTCAGATGCTGATACAAAAGGAATAACAAGAGGTATGATTATCAATGAAGTAAATGGAACTCAATTAACTTCATCTAATATAAATGATTTATTAGCTCCAGATTCTTATACAGTTTCTTTAGCTGATTTTAATGGAGGAAATCCTGTTGCAAATGGAACTACAGTTGATATTGTAAAAGGACAAATACAAGAAAACGCTGTTAAAATAGCTAAAGTAATAACACAAGGTTCTAACAAAATTGGGTATTTAATGTACAATCAATTTTCTACACCTCATGATGGCGATTTGAATAATGCTTTTGCAACATTCAGAAATGAAGCAATTACTGATTTAATCATAGATTTAAGATATAATGGTGGTGGGTCTGTTAGATCTGCAACATATTTAGCTAGTATGATTAGTGGACAACCAACTACCAATGTGTTTTCTCAACAAATCTGGAATGATAAAGTAATGAACTCAATAGATGCAAATTTATTCATTAACAACTTTACTAATCGAATCGAAAACACCAATAGTAACGGACAAGTTATTTTAGACGAAGCTATTAATACGGTTAATTTATCTTCTGTTTACTTCATTGTTTCAGATAGAACAGCTTCAGCTTCAGAATTAGTTATTAATGGTTTATTACCTTACATGGATGTAAATCTTGTAGGAACTCAAACTGTAGGAAAACAAGTAGGATCAATTACGTTATATGATTCTGATGACTATACCAGAACTGGTCCTAATTTCAATAACAATCACACTTGGGCAATGCAACCGATTGTACTAGAAATTCAAAATAGTAGAGGTGAAAACGAACCAAACGGATATGTTCCTGAAGTAATTATAGAAGAAGACTTATCGAATTTAGGTGTCTTAGGAGATCCTACAGAACCTTTATTAGCTAGAACTATTCAATACATTACAACTGGATCTAGAGGAAGTACTACTCTTTCAAGAAACACAATGTTGCAAAAGTCTATATGGAATTCTGAAATGAAAAATTTAGATTATAACAATATGTATATCGAACTAAAATAA
- a CDS encoding DUF72 domain-containing protein produces the protein MKFGKVEQPELVDFSFPDTHQDTIRLLSGFDKEKDLSVYVGCAKWNRADLKGFYPRGTKDELIYYSSQFNSIELNATFYRQFPPEQFEKWKNKTPNNFKFFPKLTKDISHWKRLDGVTDLVNYYLDAATKLEEKLGTIFLQLHSNFAPKDFVRVENFVKSWPKEIPLTVECRHTDWFTNPEISKEFYHLLEENGVSNTIVDTAGRRDMMHMRLTNNEAFIRYVGANHPSDYKRLDDWVNRLEEWVNLGLRNIHFFVHQNLEVESPLLAAYFIRNLNNRLGVNLKIPNQKEEQQSLF, from the coding sequence TGTAGATTTTTCTTTTCCTGATACACATCAAGACACTATTCGGTTATTGTCTGGATTCGATAAAGAAAAAGATTTATCTGTGTATGTTGGATGTGCAAAATGGAATAGGGCAGACTTAAAAGGCTTTTATCCGAGAGGAACAAAAGATGAGTTGATATATTATTCTAGTCAGTTTAATTCTATAGAGTTAAATGCTACATTTTATAGACAATTTCCTCCAGAGCAATTTGAGAAATGGAAAAATAAAACTCCTAATAATTTTAAGTTTTTTCCAAAATTAACTAAAGATATCAGTCACTGGAAACGATTAGATGGAGTTACTGATTTGGTTAATTATTATTTAGATGCCGCAACTAAGTTGGAAGAAAAGTTAGGAACCATTTTTCTACAGTTACATAGTAATTTTGCACCTAAAGATTTTGTTAGAGTTGAAAACTTTGTGAAAAGTTGGCCTAAAGAAATACCATTAACTGTAGAGTGTAGGCATACCGATTGGTTCACTAATCCTGAAATTTCAAAAGAGTTCTATCATTTATTAGAAGAAAATGGTGTTTCAAATACTATTGTTGATACAGCTGGAAGAAGAGATATGATGCATATGCGATTGACCAATAATGAAGCTTTTATACGTTATGTTGGGGCTAATCATCCTTCAGATTACAAACGTTTAGATGATTGGGTAAATAGGTTAGAAGAATGGGTCAATTTAGGTTTGCGTAATATTCATTTTTTTGTGCATCAAAATTTAGAAGTTGAATCCCCTTTATTAGCAGCATATTTCATTAGAAATCTAAATAATAGGTTAGGAGTGAATTTAAAAATACCCAATCAAAAAGAAGAACAACAATCTTTATTCTAA